The sequence GTAAATCCAGGACAAGCTCAAATATAAACCCTCTACATCTACCTCCGAGCAAACAGAGGCTCTGTAAAGGGTAAGAAGCCCTCATGGAAAAATTCTGAGGTGGTTAAACTGAACGGCACAAAAAATACAAACGGGTCACTGTGATTATTAGGTGTGTATCATGCCAGCTATTCAATGACTTTATTAAAGGTCAGGCTTTCCCACAATGCTGTACTTCAACACaagaagctctctctctctcctctctttctcacacacacacaagcaaagcTGAACTATCagcccaggtgtgtggtttAACCTAACCCTGGTCCTTGAGTATTTCGTATTGAGTAAAATGTCACCGGATCATTCGGGACGGCCAAATGATGAGTTTTCCAGACTAATACAGGTCTTCATACCTCACATTCAGTACCATATCAATATTACACATCCATTTGGttttactgtagtgtagttgGCTAGATAGCAGGCCTTTCCTGAGTCCATGTAGCTGCTGATGTTTCCATCATAAATTAGGAAGGAGCTAATGACTTGTAGGGAGAATGTGAACgaggctgtttttgttttgtttcgaaTACTAACATTAACAAACGTCTTAAACTAGCTGCACACGCACAAAGCACAAGCCACAAAGCCAAgccacatataaacacacagggtTTTATCCGATCAGTGTCCGGCGTTCTGAGGTCCGGGAAAAAACTACTGATCTGTACCATCGCTCATCTCTGGAGCGGTACCCCTTAACGTTTGGTATTTCTTCCACCATAGACAGTCAGTCATGTgccttttattattaatttcataCATAATTAGCGTTAACAAGTTAACAAGTTTTCTAGGTGAAAGATCCATGTTGAAGGTACAGATCCTGTAGATCAGTGATAGTCGTCCCCCCCCCCGAGTGTTTACAAGTTCTTCTCCAGCCTTGTTTGTTCACATCccttttaataaaataagttcaggagctgaaaataaaatgcaaaagatAAGTCGAGAGTGCAGAAACCACTACAGTGTGACTCCAGGATCTCGatcatacacaccacactgctgcgaGAAGCTGAAATCCAAACTCCAGTGATCTCCTAAACCAAACCtggtgttttagtgtatcaggaAAATCCAGCTGCCATTCTTCCCAAATCCAACCTGCTCAGTCTGACCTTCGTAGCCGTGATAAGCGAATATAGAAACCGTGATAGACACACTAACGACCGAACATGACAGATTTTCTTTCCCCGCTccagatatttatttatgaggAAATGTTAAAGAGCTTCTCATCActcccaccccaccccacccctccATCAGTCATTAAGAGTCCATCATGGAGACACTAACTTCTACAGTAAACTAGATGATGTGTAGATTATTTTTGAGATAAATGTCGGTAATGCTGTACAGTGTCCCGTTTGTCCATGTAAAGTATCTAAAAGGTAGTTAACGTTCTTCTGTTGTTAATATAGTGGACAGATGGAGTGTACAGATGTAGAAAATACTTACAGCTGCTCAGTTATATATAGAGAAAGAAAATCCCAATATATGTGACGACTCTGTGcccatctgttttatttttttggccaaGTCAGTATTGTATAGAATTGTGAATTATGTTAATCAAACTAACAACAATTTCAGAAATGATCTATCATTGCCATGTTTGTTTACTGTGTGAAATAGGATATAAAGTGTAATTATTCTCTGTTTAAATATTGTCGAAGCAATATAAACACAACCAGAAATAAATCTGACTTTTTTGAGTttgactatttttatttatttatttacttattttaaaaagaagagGATGTTCCGGTAAACATATCAATATGTTTTGGTTTATTGATATTTTAAAGGACGTCGTGTTCAGTGTCCAAACATTTTAAGCACTGTGTTTCCTAACCATCTGTGTACGTTGTATTCTCAGTCACCTAAAGCCTTATTTATCTCTGTCAGTCACTGTAATGAACAGAAatgtctgctgctgctgtttgacTTTAAGctttttattgttgatattgtAGCTGGTGTGATGCTCTAGGCCCTGTGTATTGCAACTTCAGTCATCCTTGGATATGGATACTTCCTCATGAGGTACCACTGAATTCCCAggtaaaacgtgtgtgtgtgtgggtgtgggagggagggaggagaaggggtggggtgtgagagaggaaacaggagcgggagagagagaaaggagagggggagagagagcgagggggggagtggggaggagagagaaaggaggggggagatggggaagagaggagaaatggggagagggagggaaggtTTGAGAGGGgtggagagaaaggagaaagggggagggagaggagaaagagggagaggagaaagagggagggagggaaggttTGAGAGGGGcggagagaaaggagaaagggggagggagaggagaaagaggtggagagagcgggagagagagaaaggaggggaGTATAAAAgccctgtgtatgagctgtttaGAAACAAAGTAATATAAACTGAAAAGTGGTCATTCAGTCAGCCGTGTCTTTCACACATGATTtaaggctttatttatttatgtctctGTAATCCACCAAAATGagtaacaaacaaaaccaacaatACAGAAGTACAAATGGTTAGTGTAAGCAATCGGGTCAGCAAAGATTTCTCCTTTTGTTTCAAAAGAGAGAGGGCAAAAAAGCTAATGAGATTTTaatcaaaattcacaaaaaatatacGCATCAAGGCAAACGTCTTCTTCCACCTGCTCATGATCGGTCACACTGCTCTCCCACAGCCGGCCATCACCACAGCGGTCCAGGAAAAAAACTGAGCACCGGTCTCTCCGTTCAGGAGTCGATCACGGTTCCTGACCACGTCTCGTGTTTAGTGCCAGGTGCCAGGTGAGTTATGGTCACTTCCACGGCTTGAACCTTCTCATGCTTGGGTGGAATGGAGCAGATTTTATAGCTCACCTCGTCCCCTTCTACTGGAACGTACTCTCCCTCGATACTGCAGGAGAACACAGTGTtcaaaatgtaataaagtaTTGATCATGTGACATTTTTACTGCTCGTTTGGACGAATGtgaataataaatgtgtgtacAACGTGATAAGTAAAAAAATTGCCGTGTTTTTATAGCCAAGACTTCTCCATGAGCTCTGAAGGGACTCGGTACATAGAGGAGATAGCATGCTAAGGGTCTGAAGCGTCTGTGACAGGTTTATGATGCAGCGGCATGCTATGTACACTTACCatccactttattcctaattcctGTACAGCTACAccttcatgcagttatctaatcagccaatcatgtgacagcagcacagtgcaaaaaaaacatgCGCACACAGGTGAAGAGCTTCAGTCAAcgttcatatcaaacatcagaatgaagaaaagctCTGCATGTTTGTTCATGAAGCAGTGCGTCCTGACCCAGTGGACTGCTGAGATCCACCAAGGGCAGCTTTGGTCAACACTGATGACCTCTGGCACAAACCTAGCAAAGTTTTCTCTCAGGTGACATGCAATAGGCAACGAAAAGTAGAACACAGCAGCGTAAATTTAAACATAATAATTTGAATAATATTTAAGGATAATGTTTGTGTTCACAAATCACAGTGAAAACTGAAGTGTCCTCTTCTGACCTCCTCTTAAGAAATCAGCACctctgtgtgaatcagtgtttttgttctaaACGTGCTTTTCGCTACTTGTTATGTTGAAAGGCTTAATTACGCATTCTTTCGTTTTCTGCGTCACACCAGTCCATTTCCTCTTCACACGGGTCAGAACACAACAATAAGCCGTCCACTTCTCATCTGTTTTTCCGCTCCCAAGGAGAAAAGCTAAAAGGCAGACCATTTTTTGATTACACCAACGCAAAAGGATGACGCGCAACAGCGGCCGCTTCTCTATAACGTTTACCTTTTATTCATTCTTCACCGGTCTTCCTTTATCCcacacagaaaaacaacctAAAAACCATGACCCATAAAACATTTAgccacacgcgcacacacacacacacagtcatgagcATCTTCTCTGCATGGACACCTGCTTTGTTCTGCTGCATTCACGCGCCTGTAATTACACACTGTTGCCTCTCTGAATGCAGTGTACTGTATTACAGCGTAGTGTGGCCTTCAGCATTCATACATTTGCTCCTCTAGTTTGAGTTTCAACATGTTCAACATTCACTGGGGTTTAGTTCTAAAGGAATACTCCAACCCTGACTACAGTGTGTGGATGATTCCTGTAGACCAGAACGCACTTATTCCAAACTTTGAGTCCATTGTAAAAAGTGCTATACCagtaaaactgaattgaactgaatagtcTGTAaggtcacagagatcacactttaactgaagctcttgacttcTGTATCTGTAGGAACGTTCACACCAAGCTCCTGCCACAtcattggctgattagataccCCCCCCCAAACTATGCTAAAtttaacacaacactcagttgttgtgtgtgtgtgtgtgtgtgacagacatgTCACTCACTCTGAGATATGTACGAAGATGTCCGCACCTCCGTCTGACGGTCTGATGAAGCCGTGACCTTTAGACCGGGAGAAGCCCTTGCAAACCCCGGTGAAGAGTGGACCCTCGGCTGCCCTGGCCGTCCTGCAGGTGGATGCAATAAGCAAcaggttattatttttaatgttctttGGATCAGCTACacagttatattatattataaaatgtgaaaaattatagagttgaaaaagaaaatgtttaattatatatatatttatttatttatttataaatatatataaatattgtagCACAGCTTTTGATTCCTGTCTGATCTGAAAACTAGTCGATTAGTTACGACACAATCTTTCTTTAGTTCTGTTTGTTAAACTGAGGCTGCTGTAAATAATTAGTAAAGGGTATtgtcaaaagtattgggacacccctccagatcattgagttcaggtgttgtttttcaggggttggactcggccccttagttccagtgaaaggaactcttaatgcttcagcttcataccaagacattttggacaatttcatgctcccaactttgtgggaacagtttggggatgaccccttcctgttccaacatgactgcacaccagtgaccaaagcaaggtccataaagacatggatgaatgagtttggagtcctgacctcaaccccatagaacacctttgggatgaattagagtggagactgtgagacagaccttctcgtccaacatcggcacctaacctcacaaatgtgcttctagtggaatggtcaaaaattcccataaacacactcctaaaccttgtggaaagccttcccagaagagttgaagctgttatagctgcaaagggcggg comes from Hemibagrus wyckioides isolate EC202008001 linkage group LG02, SWU_Hwy_1.0, whole genome shotgun sequence and encodes:
- the carhsp1 gene encoding calcium-regulated heat-stable protein 1 codes for the protein MSSEASSPVRAAPSTTPPISPTSPISPSSLRLPPCRQRPRSPSPMRGFLIPSPLPTRRNRTSSATARAAEGPLFTGVCKGFSRSKGHGFIRPSDGGADIFVHISDIEGEYVPVEGDEVSYKICSIPPKHEKVQAVEVTITHLAPGTKHETWSGTVIDS